The stretch of DNA AGGCGAGAAAGGCTGAGGCTGCTCAAGGATTTAAAAGAGAGTAACCTCTCCGCGTAGAACCTTCTCCCAGAGTCTATTGATTCCGTCGAGGTGGTGGGCCAATATTTCCTCTGCTTGGTGCTTTACACGTGAAATAGCCGCCTCATCAGCATTAATCGCAATGTATGCCAGGAGGGGCTCGTTTATTGGTTTTCCAATTTGGCTAATTAGTTTTATGTAAACTTCTCTTATGTGGTCAAGCTGTGCTATCTCCTGAGATGCGTTAAACGCTACGATGTTATACAATTTCCCAATGTGACTTATGGGGTTCTTACCGGCGGTTGCCTCTAAAGACATAGGTCTGAAGGGTGTTATAAGCCCATTCGCCCTGTTTCCCCTGCCTGTTGCTCCATCGTCTCCATGCTCAGCCGATGTGCCAGTAACGACAAGGTACAGCCCCCCTCTGTCACCTTTACTGGGGTCATCTCCTGTATTCACGTAAACTTCGACTTTGCGCTTAGTTATCTCTGAAGCTTTCTCTAAGACAAGTTTCCGGATTTCCTTTTTCACGTCTAGATACTCCTCTGTTGATCTCACGTGTCTCGAGACTATTGCAGCTGCTATAGTTAAGTGAATGGTATCGCCTTTCCTCACCCCCATAACTTTTATGTCTTCGCCAACCGCTGGTACCTCTTTCTTCACTCTCGGAGAGTTTAGCAGTCGTTCTGTCTCGAAAACCAGTCTCTCTGTCTCTGATAGTGGTGCGTACCCGATCCCCATAGACGTGTCGTTAGCACCCGGGTAAGACTGCGCGCGTTGGTATATGTCGACCAGGTCTACGGATCCTTTCCCAATCCTATAATCAACTATCACGTGATGATCAGGGTCAAGATACCGAATGTTTGTTTTAATCCACTCGCGTGTTGCCTTCAGCACAAGGGGTCCAACGGGCACGGGAACACGCGTACCATCGGCCTCAACAACCTCTGTTGTGGCTCTGCCAGAGACCAGGATGTAGATCGGCTGTAGCACTTCCCCTCCTCCAAATCTAGGTGAAGATTGTCCTCCTACGACCAGTACTTTATCTAAGTTGTGGTGCAGGATGCGGCCAAACTTCTCCAGATAGTATTTTGATAGCTCGCGGCTTGCTGCCTCAGATATGGAGTCTGCGATGTAGTCAGGGTGTCCGGTACCTTTTCTCTCTACGATTTCAACGGGTAAGAGGTCCGGTGGAATGTACGCCGATTTCTCAACTACTATATTCTTCTGCGCCATCGGGTGCTCTAGGGAATTGTATTGCTTTTATGATTTTCCTATAATTACTGACAGTAATTTATCTCACTCTTCCTCTTCTTCCGTCGTGCTCTGATTTGGAGGTGCTTCGGGCTGTTTCGGCTGGTCAGGCTCAAAGAAAGTGACTTTGTCGGGCTCTGTTGACACGAACAGCAGGTTGCTGCCTCTGATAAACACATCTCCTAGAATTGCTACCACCTTGCTGGTCTCCGTGACTTCTTTGGTCTCGGATAATACGATGTTCATTGAGGGATCGATGACTTTCAGCTTTCCCATGTACTCGGAGCCGTCTTTCAGCTTTATGAGCACGCTTTTACCGCTGTAGCTTCTCAAGTAGTCGATGGGATGCACCGCTCTATACTGGGCTTTCGAGGTCTGCGTCACGTTCTAGCCCATACAGCGTCACTATAAATATTCTTTGTGTTGCTCCGAAACCAGTTTAGTCAGAGACTTCAGATGAAAGGGAATCAGAGAGGGCGCTCGCTGATTGTAGTAAGTTGTTCGAGCAGCGGTTACCGACTTCTGCAGGTGACACCGGGGGTATAACAGGCGTGCTCTAGCTCTCTTACGACTAATGGTGATCAAGGCTGTGGAAAGCTTGGTCCTGCGAGTGGACAAACCGACAAGCCTGGTATTGGTTGTCAATGCGGCTTTAAGGATCCGGCTCTACGAGCTGATTTGTGTAGGCTAAATTATATAGATTGGGCTTGCAGGGCATATGACGTGTCTTTGAAGAACAGTGATGTAAAGCAGGATACGCGTAACTCTATACGACCTAGGTGTAGGAAATGCGGAAGCGAAGATGTTATAGCTAAAATTGACGGCGAGTATTACTGCGCAAAGTGCGGGATGGACATAGTTTTAGAGCACTCGCGGAAAATTGTCGAGAGCTATGAAAGGAGGTATTTAGGTTAATCTCCGCCCTTGTGCCTACTGGCCTCGTGGCGCTTTTTGAGAAGCCTTTCCCTTTGCTTCTTCTTCCACTTGTAGTGGTGTGTGTATCTATACTTGACGGACTGGAGTCCTCTCCCTCTTCTACCCGCTGAGGTTTTACCTTTGAAGACCCTGGAAACATCTCTTTTCGCTAAAAAGATTTTAGGAAGCCTCGGTTCAGGTAGAGGGGCAC from Infirmifilum sp. NZ encodes:
- a CDS encoding U6 snRNA-associated Sm-like protein LSm6; the protein is MTQTSKAQYRAVHPIDYLRSYSGKSVLIKLKDGSEYMGKLKVIDPSMNIVLSETKEVTETSKVVAILGDVFIRGSNLLFVSTEPDKVTFFEPDQPKQPEAPPNQSTTEEEEE
- a CDS encoding methionine adenosyltransferase is translated as MAQKNIVVEKSAYIPPDLLPVEIVERKGTGHPDYIADSISEAASRELSKYYLEKFGRILHHNLDKVLVVGGQSSPRFGGGEVLQPIYILVSGRATTEVVEADGTRVPVPVGPLVLKATREWIKTNIRYLDPDHHVIVDYRIGKGSVDLVDIYQRAQSYPGANDTSMGIGYAPLSETERLVFETERLLNSPRVKKEVPAVGEDIKVMGVRKGDTIHLTIAAAIVSRHVRSTEEYLDVKKEIRKLVLEKASEITKRKVEVYVNTGDDPSKGDRGGLYLVVTGTSAEHGDDGATGRGNRANGLITPFRPMSLEATAGKNPISHIGKLYNIVAFNASQEIAQLDHIREVYIKLISQIGKPINEPLLAYIAINADEAAISRVKHQAEEILAHHLDGINRLWEKVLRGEVTLF